TTGGACCTGAACTGGTTCAGGAAAAAGATAACCAAGGCTGATCTGGAGGAAAAAGAGTTCAAATGGGGATATTCTTCGTCAAAAGGCTACTATATAGGTTATAAACTCACCATGGTCATAGAATATCCCTCTTTGATGCCTGTTGCTTTCTTACTCCATCAAGGATCGCCAAATGATGCTAAGCTGTACGAGTAGATTTTAGAAGAGCTAAAAAGGAGAAGAATAGCTAGAGATGGAGATACAATCATATCTGACAAGGGATATTATGGATACAAGAATTATACTATGGGGATTTCCAGAACCAAACAAATGTGTGAGGCAATAGTTAATTGACTCATATACGTTTTCAGGAATATATGCCATGCCATCTTTCGAGATTCTCTTCTCTAACTCCTCTACTACATCTTGCTTTGGTTTACATACAATTATCCCTTCCGGACCATTATACTCCATACCATTCAAGACCTAACTCTCGGAGTATTGGCTTTGCTCTGCTAAATATCTCTCTAAAATCCATTCTTTCACTAAATATCACGTTAGAGATTAAATGGTCGTTTACTTCCCCCATGGAGAATTTTTCTTTCTCGTTCTCATTTATAATGTGCAAAATACCCCGCTTGATTGCCTCTTCTATTTCCATTTTCGCTCACCTAAGCTTGTCTGAAATAGATTTCTGCTCCACCGCCTGTAATCACTCAATCTCCACGCACCCGCCTTCTTCAGGTCTGATATACCGCATACTGGCTCTTTATCGTCATTCGAGAAATGGCATTTCAAACAGTTACCATCACAGCCCGGAACCGGCTCGAACCGCTTACCATCTCCTATTCTCACGTAAATCGGTACATCAATACCCTCACAATTATTAGAATTAGGACTCATGAACTCCTTATTCAACCCTCTAAGCTTCTTACCACCAAGCGACTCAAACTCCATACACAGCCCCATCGTCACATTATTTCTATCGCAAATCTCACGCATCGTTCTGAACAGCTTTCTCCGGTATTCTATATCCGCATGAAACCGCCCGCTTATCACCTCGCTATATAACCCCTCCAGCTTCACCTTCAATTTCGGTATTTCAGACCCAAACCTCTTCTCCAGCTCTTCATAAATTTCATACTTCATCGCTCTCGGAACATCCATACAGCTCGTTATTATATGTTCCGCACCAGCCTCAACCACTGCTCGCACCAAATCCTCCAGCTCTTCTCTATCGTCGGTCACAAAAGGAATTATCGGGTCAATTCTGCATACTGCGAACTTGTCTTCGTTCGCAAGCCTCTCTATATTTCGCAGCAGTTCATCCGTTGGCGCACCCCCAGCCATCAGTCGCTGTTGCTTATCTTCGTCCAGCGTAATAATAGAAACTTCACCAAACGAATGCTCCTGCTTCTTTATCAATCTCAGTGCGGCATCGCTTATTCGCCCTTTCGTGGTGAACTGCACCGGTATATTGCGGTCAACGAACTGCTTTATTATCCTCTCACTCAATTCGTATTTACCATTTATCGGCTGGAAAGGGTCAGTAACCGGTGAGAGATACCCGCAACTCGCAACTCTTATGCTATCCAGTTGCCTCGCCACTTTCTTATCAAAATCCTTGAATACCGTAACCACCCTCTGTTCTCTAAATAGCCTGAAATAGCCACCTAACGCATGTGAATAACAAAACAGACAGTTATGGCTGCACCCGTTATAAGGGTTTATTAAGAGTTTTTCGGAGGTGCACTCCCTGTTACCATCCGGTTCTATCCCGTTCCACCACCCGTGTAACTCTTTGTTTGACTCAATTAATATATGCGGTAGTGGCGATTTTATAACCTCAAATTCTTTGGATACCCGCCTGAATTCTACGGTTATCTTATTGTTATTGTTATTGAAGTTGCTGTTGCTGTTACTATTACTATCCATACCCCATATTTTTCGATTTTAATTTAAAGCTCGCTCAGTTTTTCCCTTATTCGCACCACATCCCCTACCACGATAACCGCAGGTGGCTTCACCCCCTCGCTTCGCGCTACTGTAACGATGTTATCGAGTGTTCCGGTTACAATTCGGGCATCGGGAGTAAAACCCTTTTCAATAACCGCTACCGGCACATCAGAACGCAATCCGTGCTTCAGAAGCAGCGCAACATTGGTGGCGAGATTGCCCACACCCATCAGTATAACAAGTGTGCCCTTCAAATTCGCTATTGCATTCCAGTTGAGGTTCTCTTCTTTTTCTTCCATCTCGTGTCCTGTAATAATAGTGATGGACGAGGAAACGCCACGATAGGATAGTGGTATAGAGAAAGAGGCTGGAACGGCAATCGCGGACGTTATCCCTGGTACCACCTCGAATTCAATGCCATGCTCCTTAAGATATACTGCTTCCTCGCCTCCTCTACCAAATATGAATGGGTCACCACCCTTCAATCGCACCACCTTGTCATATCTCGCAGATAAATGCACCATGAGTTCGTTTATCTCATCTTGAGAGAACTTATGCTTTTTCGAGGTCTTACCGGTATCTATAACCTTCTTACCCGGTGGAATCAGCTCCTTTACTCCCAGCACCAGATTGTCCACCAGTATCACATCAGCTTCTTTTATAAGCCTGTATGCCTTCAAACTCAGCAGTTCCGGATCGCCCGGTCCCGCTCCCACAAGATACACTTTGCCCATGACTCTCTTTTTATTTTATTTTCTCTATAATTCCTTCTCCATCAAGAAGATATGAGCGGTTGCGATAGCGAGTGCATCGGTGACATCGTCGGGCTTTGGTGTCTCAGAGAGCCGAAGCAGTTCCTTCATCCTGACTGCTACTTCGCTCTTCGTCGCCCTGCCATAGCCTGTAATAATGTTCTTCACCTCTGAGGTGTTGTATTCATAGGCAGGTAGTCCTGATACAGCAGCCGCGAGCAGGCACACACCCCTCGCCTGCCCCACGCTCAATGCTGTCTTAACATTTGCATTGAAGAATATCTTCTCTATCGCCATCCGCTCGGGTATCACCTCCTTTATCACTGCGAGCAAATCCTCATATATCGTCTTCAACCTTTCAGCCCGTGATTGTCGCGGGGTCGTCCGTATGCAGCCAAACGCTACGGGATTCAGAACACCATCTGTGCTCTCCACCACTCCCCAACCTGTTATCGCTGTCCCAGGGTCTATTCCTATTACACGCATCTCAAACCATACCCTACTATTCCTGCAGCATCCGGGTCATACAACCTGCGATTAATCCGCCAATGGCGTCATCCATGAACACCCCAAGGCGACTTAATATCCCCGGTTTCCTCGTATCATAATAAAAGAAATTGAATAGTGCTCTCTTACCTCCTATGTATTCAGCAATGTCCATTCCGATAAGCTCATCAGCCACAATAGAAGCTGCATCTGTCTCACCTGCTCGACCTGCCCTGCCTTTCTTTATCTCTTCCTCTTCTGCGTGCATCGCCGCTGCCAGTAGAAGTGCAACATTTGTATCTGCCGATTCCTTCTTTATCCTCGATTCCAGTCTCTTGGACAGCTCTTCTAAATCCTCCTCCTCGCCCACCGCTGGTACATAAAGTTCCAGTGCTGTTTTCACCATCTCGTTCAGACTGATGCCACGTTCCTCCAGTCGCTTCAAGATGGGTCTATCAGCCTTTAATGCATTGTGGGATGCCAGGGCATCCTTTACACCTTCTCTTACCATTTCATACACACTCTTACCCAATTCCGTGCCCTTACCTGCGAAGACCTCCTCCTCTTCTTCTCCTCTTCCTCTATTCACACAGGCAACTGCCACAGAATCGGTAACGTCACCGGTGAAGAGGCTTCCTGTGCGGTCACGCACATCGAGGTCATAGAAAGCAGCAGTCTTTGCCTCCGTTGCCACTATCAACACATTTGCCATTGCTGATTGAGACAGTCGCTTATCAATCGTTAGAATAATATTCACGGTGGAAGAGGTGGTGGCTGCAGATGTAGATATACCCGCAGTTATAATAGCCGATATATTGCCTCTGTTTATTATTCGCGCATCACTCATAGGTACCGCAGTCATCATGCCTACTGTCTCCTTCGGGCTCAAATTGTTCGCCTGGAGGAACGAATCGAAGTATTGGAATGCATCACCATCAAAGCTTGATGGTACCTCCAAATTTACTATCGTTCGTGCACTTCTAGATCCACCATTGTAGAATGCGGAACTGAGCACATTGAAATCACCATGCACTGCTATATAGCCACTTGACTCCTCTATCTCTATCTTCATCTCTTATCTATCTCGCTCTCTTAGATTAGATTGAATTAAATTAAGAAAAGAAAGGACAAATAAATTATTAAGTTATGGGAGGAAGAGGGAGTCTAAGCATAACGAGGCAGATAATAGAGGAACACCTGGTGGAGGGTAAGTTCGAGCCAGGAGAGGAGATAGCGCTCAAGATAGACCAGACATTGACTCAGGATGCAACTGGGACGATGGCATACCTGCAGTTCGAGGCGCTTGGCATCACAGAGGTAAAGACCGGGTTATCTGTGAGCTATGTTGACCACAATACCATCCAGTCAGGATTTGAGAACGCCGATGACCACCGCTACCTGAAGTCAATTGCTGCTAAGTATGGCATTGTATTCTCGAAGCCCGGGAACGGAATCTGCCATCAGGTCCACCTTGAGAGATTCGCCATTCCGGGTAAGACGCTGCTTGGCTCTGATAGTCATACGCCCACTGCTGGCGGTATTGGTATGATTGCAATTGGTGCAGGTGGTCTGGATGTGGCAATGGCAATGGGCGGCAGTCCTTTTTACCTATCATGCCCTCATGTGATAGCTCTTTACCTTAATGGGCAGCTCAGCCCGTGGGTAACGGCGAAGGATGTGGCGTTAAAGGTTCTGGAACTGTTCACCACGCGTGGTAATGTTGGTCGTGTGTTTGAATACATGGGTGAGGGCGTAAAAACTCTATCCGTCCCGGAACGAGCGACGATAGCGAACATGGGTGCTGAATGCGGCGTTACAACCTCTGTATTCCCCAGCGATGACAACACGCTTCAATTCCTACGAGCACAGCACAGGGCTCACGACTGGATTGAACTCAAAGCCGACGATGATGACCCCGACAGCGATGACTACGAAGATAGCGTTGAGATAGACCTGAATGAGATTGTTCCACTTGCTGCTTGCCCTCATAGTCCCGATAACATAAAGCCCGTGGCAGAACTGGAGGGCATGGAGGTAAATCAGGTATGCATAGGTAGCTGCACCAACTCCTCTTTTAAAGATCTGATGACCGTTGCGAAGATGCTGGAAGGTAAGAAGGTCCATCCAGATGTGGAGTTGGTAGTTGCTCCGGGCTCCAGACAGGTGCTTGAGAATATCGCTATGGCAGGAGGATTGACTTCACTCATCAATGCCGGAGCACGAATTGCTGAATGCACCTGCGGGTTCTGTATCGGCAATAGCTATTCACCAGCAACAGATGCCGTATCATTACGAACGAGTAACAGGAATTTTATGGGGCGTTCAGGCACAAAGAGTGCGAAGGTCTATCTTGTAAGTCCGGAGACAGCCGCTGCGGCTGCTATCGCTGGCAGAATTACAGACCCGAGAGAACTCGGATTGAAATATCCCGATATTGAGCTACCAGAGCAGTTTTATATAGATGACAGTATGATTCTCCAGCCTGCACGCACCAGCGCCACAGGAGTAGAGGTGGAGGTAGAGGTATATCGCGGTCCAAATATTGGCTCTCCTCCTTCGTTCTCTCCACTACCTGATACCATCTCAGGGCTCGTAACGATTAAAGTCGGCGACAATATCACTACTGACCATATAATACCAGCAGGAAGCAGGATGAAGTATCGGTCAAACATAGCGAAGTATGCGGAGTTTGTATTTGAACCGCTGGACAGGCAGTTTTATAAGCGAGCGAGCGAGACCATGAGAAAAGGGAAGCATAATATCATCGTAGCGGGCGATAGCTATGGTCAGGGCTCATCGCGTGAGCATGCGGCTTTATGTCCCGCATTTCTGGGTGTAAAAGCTGTGATTGCAAAATCGTTCGAGCGTATACACATGGCAAATCTCATTAACTTTGGTATCCTGCCCCTCATCTTCGATACCAAATCTGACTACAATCTGATAGACAGAGGCGACGAGCTGGAGATACCGAATATAAGGCGGCGGTTATCGAATAATGAGCAGATAGCAGTGAGAGATAAGAGTAAGGGAGGGCATGAATTCAAGGTCTGTACCCAACTAACGAAACGAGAGCGGAGCATCATCCTCGCGGGTGGCTTGCTACCATATATAAAAGAAGGTATAAAAGGTGGAGGTGAGCGGGGATGAAAGCGCCAGAAGACCTGTTACGACTGATCAACTTCTGCAAGACTATACAACGTGCGGATACCGACCCATTTGACCTGGACGTAAAGAGATTCCTCACGATACTTAGAGAATATGTAAGGAGATGGAAAAGTATAGACGACCTTATGTTAGATGCAGAAGCGATGTCCGAACTGACAAAAGTGATAGAATTGCAATGTGACTGGATAAAAGACCGTTCAGCATCTTTCTACATTGACCCTGCTTTAGTCGAATTCAAATTGAAGCTTATGGAACCAGCTCAGCTGGCATCTGCATTCTTTAAAGCATGGCATCCCATTGTATCACTGGACAGAATCACACCTGAGCGATTGAAACAGGGTCTCAATTACTGGAACGCACTGGCACCACTGAGTCAACGAAAGAGTGCTTTTGGTGACGTTTCAACACCAGAAACAGGTACATTCAAACTGGATGATTTGATTGTACTCCACATTTTGTCCCGAACTGAATTTCAGGAACAGATACAGGAGGTACTGAATGAGCTTGAAGCCCGAGGCAGAACGGAATACCATGATTTTGTATATGGCGATAGTTTTGAAGATAGTGTAAGAAAAGCATATCTAACCAG
The sequence above is drawn from the Methanophagales archaeon genome and encodes:
- a CDS encoding transposase, producing LDLNWFRKKITKADLEEKEFKWGYSSSKGYYIGYKLTMVIEYPSLMPVAFLLHQGSPNDAKLYE
- a CDS encoding radical SAM protein, which codes for MDSNSNSNSNFNNNNNKITVEFRRVSKEFEVIKSPLPHILIESNKELHGWWNGIEPDGNRECTSEKLLINPYNGCSHNCLFCYSHALGGYFRLFREQRVVTVFKDFDKKVARQLDSIRVASCGYLSPVTDPFQPINGKYELSERIIKQFVDRNIPVQFTTKGRISDAALRLIKKQEHSFGEVSIITLDEDKQQRLMAGGAPTDELLRNIERLANEDKFAVCRIDPIIPFVTDDREELEDLVRAVVEAGAEHIITSCMDVPRAMKYEIYEELEKRFGSEIPKLKVKLEGLYSEVISGRFHADIEYRRKLFRTMREICDRNNVTMGLCMEFESLGGKKLRGLNKEFMSPNSNNCEGIDVPIYVRIGDGKRFEPVPGCDGNCLKCHFSNDDKEPVCGISDLKKAGAWRLSDYRRWSRNLFQTSLGERKWK
- the cobA gene encoding uroporphyrinogen-III C-methyltransferase — its product is MGKVYLVGAGPGDPELLSLKAYRLIKEADVILVDNLVLGVKELIPPGKKVIDTGKTSKKHKFSQDEINELMVHLSARYDKVVRLKGGDPFIFGRGGEEAVYLKEHGIEFEVVPGITSAIAVPASFSIPLSYRGVSSSITIITGHEMEEKEENLNWNAIANLKGTLVILMGVGNLATNVALLLKHGLRSDVPVAVIEKGFTPDARIVTGTLDNIVTVARSEGVKPPAVIVVGDVVRIREKLSEL
- the ruvC gene encoding crossover junction endodeoxyribonuclease RuvC, whose amino-acid sequence is MRVIGIDPGTAITGWGVVESTDGVLNPVAFGCIRTTPRQSRAERLKTIYEDLLAVIKEVIPERMAIEKIFFNANVKTALSVGQARGVCLLAAAVSGLPAYEYNTSEVKNIITGYGRATKSEVAVRMKELLRLSETPKPDDVTDALAIATAHIFLMEKEL
- a CDS encoding phosphatidylglycerophosphatase A, which encodes MKIEIEESSGYIAVHGDFNVLSSAFYNGGSRSARTIVNLEVPSSFDGDAFQYFDSFLQANNLSPKETVGMMTAVPMSDARIINRGNISAIITAGISTSAATTSSTVNIILTIDKRLSQSAMANVLIVATEAKTAAFYDLDVRDRTGSLFTGDVTDSVAVACVNRGRGEEEEEVFAGKGTELGKSVYEMVREGVKDALASHNALKADRPILKRLEERGISLNEMVKTALELYVPAVGEEEDLEELSKRLESRIKKESADTNVALLLAAAMHAEEEEIKKGRAGRAGETDAASIVADELIGMDIAEYIGGKRALFNFFYYDTRKPGILSRLGVFMDDAIGGLIAGCMTRMLQE
- a CDS encoding aconitate hydratase; this translates as MGGRGSLSITRQIIEEHLVEGKFEPGEEIALKIDQTLTQDATGTMAYLQFEALGITEVKTGLSVSYVDHNTIQSGFENADDHRYLKSIAAKYGIVFSKPGNGICHQVHLERFAIPGKTLLGSDSHTPTAGGIGMIAIGAGGLDVAMAMGGSPFYLSCPHVIALYLNGQLSPWVTAKDVALKVLELFTTRGNVGRVFEYMGEGVKTLSVPERATIANMGAECGVTTSVFPSDDNTLQFLRAQHRAHDWIELKADDDDPDSDDYEDSVEIDLNEIVPLAACPHSPDNIKPVAELEGMEVNQVCIGSCTNSSFKDLMTVAKMLEGKKVHPDVELVVAPGSRQVLENIAMAGGLTSLINAGARIAECTCGFCIGNSYSPATDAVSLRTSNRNFMGRSGTKSAKVYLVSPETAAAAAIAGRITDPRELGLKYPDIELPEQFYIDDSMILQPARTSATGVEVEVEVYRGPNIGSPPSFSPLPDTISGLVTIKVGDNITTDHIIPAGSRMKYRSNIAKYAEFVFEPLDRQFYKRASETMRKGKHNIIVAGDSYGQGSSREHAALCPAFLGVKAVIAKSFERIHMANLINFGILPLIFDTKSDYNLIDRGDELEIPNIRRRLSNNEQIAVRDKSKGGHEFKVCTQLTKRERSIILAGGLLPYIKEGIKGGGERG